From one Electrophorus electricus isolate fEleEle1 chromosome 20, fEleEle1.pri, whole genome shotgun sequence genomic stretch:
- the miip gene encoding migration and invasion-inhibitory protein isoform X3, which yields MCSVERLDVLRKQNKELLKKLKNQSEKFQSLTTAYPCKGEQKHSSSGSVFETRDEPQRGARRLSVSDAVVTFGASHPNPARDALQCLASEVCKASTPTGHVSRPSEDTTHSHLLQDRGKRPPHGQSVDMEQKPSVSTGVSLDRDWCPRVVLQGVTSLSPGQQLETEHERQLIQPLLGYDWIAGLLDAESSLTERSEQFFSELRSFRLPVVPVTLSSPVESEHAHASDSHQCTFCYQINSRLFAVPLGSQAACPICKMPKAKHPHDEQEPAFVRVSIPRSTLLPAYRYKARRRSFDPSDSLGLSSHCLSGWSNSTLKLSSQMSSLDLRSSVEVGLTKLIATSALCNNRPVRTYGRVFNYGHPSLSFVFLFSVISLLSIVPLSLSLNYGNSSTTSRGLCSFCAHDGSVTGQTSSFMAYSTLTWVNPQLWR from the exons ATGTGCTCTGTTGAACGCTTGGATGTTTTGCGGAAACAGAACAAAGAGCTgctaaagaaactaaagaaTCAGAGCGAAAAGTTCCAGAGCCTAACGACAGCGTATCCGTGCAAAGGAGAGCAAAAGCACAGCTCGAGTGGCTCCGTGTTTGAGACGAGAGACGAGCCGCAGCGGGGCGCGAGACGCCTTAGCGTATCTGATGCCGTTGTCACCTTCGGCGCGAGCCATCCAAACCCTGCGCGAGACGCGCTGC AGTGTTTGGCCAGTGAAGTCTGTAAAGCATCTACACCAACTGGGCATGTAAGCAGACCCTcagaagacacaacacacagccatcTCCTGCAAGACCGAGGGAAGCGTCCTCCACACGGGCAGTCAGTCGATATGGAACAGAAACCATCTGTGTCTACGGGTGTCTCACTGGACAGGGATTGG TGTCCACGTGTTGTGTTGCAGGGGGTCACGTCTCTGTCTCCTGGTCAGCAACTAGAGACTGAACATGAGAGACAACTTATCCAGCCTTTACTTGGCTATGACTGGATCGCTG GCCTCCTTGATGCAGAGAGCTCTCTGACTGAGCGCTCAGAACAATTCTTCAGTGAGCTTCGCAGTTTTCG GCTTCCTGTTGTTCCAGTCACTTTGTCATCCCCAGTAGAAAGTGAACATGCGCACGCATCGGACTCCCACCAAT GCACATTCTGTTACCAGATAAACAGCCGTCTGTTTGCGGTTCCTCTGGGTTCCCAAGCTGCTTGTCCCATATGCAAGATGCCCAAAGCCAAACACCCACATGATGAGCAAGAGCCTGCCTTTGTTAG GGTCAGCATTCCTCGCTCAACGCTTCTGCCCGCATATCGCTACAAAGCCCGTCGACGCAGCTTTGACCCCTCGGACAGCCTCGGGTTGTCCTCG CATTGTTTGTCTGGATGGTCAAACTCCACCCTCAAACTGAGTTCCCAGATGAGCAGTTTGGATCTCCGAAGCTCCGTGGAGGTTGGACTGACTAAACTGATAGCCACATCAGCTTTATGCAACAATCGACCGGTAAGAACATACGGCAGAGTTTTTAACTATGGTCATCCAtcattgtcttttgtttttctcttttcagtgATTTCTTTACTATCTATTGTCCCTTTATCTTTGTCCTTAAATTATGGCAACAGTTCCACAACTTCCAGAGGTCTTTGTAGCTTTTGCGCACATGATGGCAGCGTAACGGGACAGACGAGTAGTTTCATGGCCTACTCCACACTAACGTGGGTAAACCCTCAGCTATGGCGGTGA
- the miip gene encoding migration and invasion-inhibitory protein isoform X2, translated as MCSVERLDVLRKQNKELLKKLKNQSEKFQSLTTAYPCKGEQKHSSSGSVFETRDEPQRGARRLSVSDAVVTFGASHPNPARDALQCLASEVCKASTPTGHVSRPSEDTTHSHLLQDRGKRPPHGQSVDMEQKPSVSTGVSLDRDWGVTSLSPGQQLETEHERQLIQPLLGYDWIAGLLDAESSLTERSEQFFSELRSFRQVNKDECVHSTSSGLPVVPVTLSSPVESEHAHASDSHQCTFCYQINSRLFAVPLGSQAACPICKMPKAKHPHDEQEPAFVRVSIPRSTLLPAYRYKARRRSFDPSDSLGLSSHCLSGWSNSTLKLSSQMSSLDLRSSVEVGLTKLIATSALCNNRPVRTYGRVFNYGHPSLSFVFLFSVISLLSIVPLSLSLNYGNSSTTSRGLCSFCAHDGSVTGQTSSFMAYSTLTWVNPQLWR; from the exons ATGTGCTCTGTTGAACGCTTGGATGTTTTGCGGAAACAGAACAAAGAGCTgctaaagaaactaaagaaTCAGAGCGAAAAGTTCCAGAGCCTAACGACAGCGTATCCGTGCAAAGGAGAGCAAAAGCACAGCTCGAGTGGCTCCGTGTTTGAGACGAGAGACGAGCCGCAGCGGGGCGCGAGACGCCTTAGCGTATCTGATGCCGTTGTCACCTTCGGCGCGAGCCATCCAAACCCTGCGCGAGACGCGCTGC AGTGTTTGGCCAGTGAAGTCTGTAAAGCATCTACACCAACTGGGCATGTAAGCAGACCCTcagaagacacaacacacagccatcTCCTGCAAGACCGAGGGAAGCGTCCTCCACACGGGCAGTCAGTCGATATGGAACAGAAACCATCTGTGTCTACGGGTGTCTCACTGGACAGGGATTGG GGGGTCACGTCTCTGTCTCCTGGTCAGCAACTAGAGACTGAACATGAGAGACAACTTATCCAGCCTTTACTTGGCTATGACTGGATCGCTG GCCTCCTTGATGCAGAGAGCTCTCTGACTGAGCGCTCAGAACAATTCTTCAGTGAGCTTCGCAGTTTTCGGCAAGTCAACAAGGATGAATGTGTCCACAGCACATCCTCTGG GCTTCCTGTTGTTCCAGTCACTTTGTCATCCCCAGTAGAAAGTGAACATGCGCACGCATCGGACTCCCACCAAT GCACATTCTGTTACCAGATAAACAGCCGTCTGTTTGCGGTTCCTCTGGGTTCCCAAGCTGCTTGTCCCATATGCAAGATGCCCAAAGCCAAACACCCACATGATGAGCAAGAGCCTGCCTTTGTTAG GGTCAGCATTCCTCGCTCAACGCTTCTGCCCGCATATCGCTACAAAGCCCGTCGACGCAGCTTTGACCCCTCGGACAGCCTCGGGTTGTCCTCG CATTGTTTGTCTGGATGGTCAAACTCCACCCTCAAACTGAGTTCCCAGATGAGCAGTTTGGATCTCCGAAGCTCCGTGGAGGTTGGACTGACTAAACTGATAGCCACATCAGCTTTATGCAACAATCGACCGGTAAGAACATACGGCAGAGTTTTTAACTATGGTCATCCAtcattgtcttttgtttttctcttttcagtgATTTCTTTACTATCTATTGTCCCTTTATCTTTGTCCTTAAATTATGGCAACAGTTCCACAACTTCCAGAGGTCTTTGTAGCTTTTGCGCACATGATGGCAGCGTAACGGGACAGACGAGTAGTTTCATGGCCTACTCCACACTAACGTGGGTAAACCCTCAGCTATGGCGGTGA
- the miip gene encoding migration and invasion-inhibitory protein isoform X1: protein MCSVERLDVLRKQNKELLKKLKNQSEKFQSLTTAYPCKGEQKHSSSGSVFETRDEPQRGARRLSVSDAVVTFGASHPNPARDALQCLASEVCKASTPTGHVSRPSEDTTHSHLLQDRGKRPPHGQSVDMEQKPSVSTGVSLDRDWCPRVVLQGVTSLSPGQQLETEHERQLIQPLLGYDWIAGLLDAESSLTERSEQFFSELRSFRQVNKDECVHSTSSGLPVVPVTLSSPVESEHAHASDSHQCTFCYQINSRLFAVPLGSQAACPICKMPKAKHPHDEQEPAFVRVSIPRSTLLPAYRYKARRRSFDPSDSLGLSSHCLSGWSNSTLKLSSQMSSLDLRSSVEVGLTKLIATSALCNNRPVRTYGRVFNYGHPSLSFVFLFSVISLLSIVPLSLSLNYGNSSTTSRGLCSFCAHDGSVTGQTSSFMAYSTLTWVNPQLWR from the exons ATGTGCTCTGTTGAACGCTTGGATGTTTTGCGGAAACAGAACAAAGAGCTgctaaagaaactaaagaaTCAGAGCGAAAAGTTCCAGAGCCTAACGACAGCGTATCCGTGCAAAGGAGAGCAAAAGCACAGCTCGAGTGGCTCCGTGTTTGAGACGAGAGACGAGCCGCAGCGGGGCGCGAGACGCCTTAGCGTATCTGATGCCGTTGTCACCTTCGGCGCGAGCCATCCAAACCCTGCGCGAGACGCGCTGC AGTGTTTGGCCAGTGAAGTCTGTAAAGCATCTACACCAACTGGGCATGTAAGCAGACCCTcagaagacacaacacacagccatcTCCTGCAAGACCGAGGGAAGCGTCCTCCACACGGGCAGTCAGTCGATATGGAACAGAAACCATCTGTGTCTACGGGTGTCTCACTGGACAGGGATTGG TGTCCACGTGTTGTGTTGCAGGGGGTCACGTCTCTGTCTCCTGGTCAGCAACTAGAGACTGAACATGAGAGACAACTTATCCAGCCTTTACTTGGCTATGACTGGATCGCTG GCCTCCTTGATGCAGAGAGCTCTCTGACTGAGCGCTCAGAACAATTCTTCAGTGAGCTTCGCAGTTTTCGGCAAGTCAACAAGGATGAATGTGTCCACAGCACATCCTCTGG GCTTCCTGTTGTTCCAGTCACTTTGTCATCCCCAGTAGAAAGTGAACATGCGCACGCATCGGACTCCCACCAAT GCACATTCTGTTACCAGATAAACAGCCGTCTGTTTGCGGTTCCTCTGGGTTCCCAAGCTGCTTGTCCCATATGCAAGATGCCCAAAGCCAAACACCCACATGATGAGCAAGAGCCTGCCTTTGTTAG GGTCAGCATTCCTCGCTCAACGCTTCTGCCCGCATATCGCTACAAAGCCCGTCGACGCAGCTTTGACCCCTCGGACAGCCTCGGGTTGTCCTCG CATTGTTTGTCTGGATGGTCAAACTCCACCCTCAAACTGAGTTCCCAGATGAGCAGTTTGGATCTCCGAAGCTCCGTGGAGGTTGGACTGACTAAACTGATAGCCACATCAGCTTTATGCAACAATCGACCGGTAAGAACATACGGCAGAGTTTTTAACTATGGTCATCCAtcattgtcttttgtttttctcttttcagtgATTTCTTTACTATCTATTGTCCCTTTATCTTTGTCCTTAAATTATGGCAACAGTTCCACAACTTCCAGAGGTCTTTGTAGCTTTTGCGCACATGATGGCAGCGTAACGGGACAGACGAGTAGTTTCATGGCCTACTCCACACTAACGTGGGTAAACCCTCAGCTATGGCGGTGA
- the si:dkeyp-61b2.1 gene encoding tumor necrosis factor receptor superfamily member 1B produces the protein MTDTPPRLTLLLLLCLQFPGNPYACSIQCSEGMVEGSCRCQPCRAEQYAYMRGDEHRCEDCTGSCSDEKVEVAHCTNTTNRVCHCKPGFYCPSPTKVDCRRECLACRGGSFSNTTSLATSCQSYTDCARQGMVVIAEGTSTRDRVCGWSMATSDPIHAPAVPDTPALMTFLAPNSIPSTISTTLEPLETSKAIESKSQQQTTSQSLWSSLNIGPASSTKGSIVLQPNTQSSGQSTWVVLLLLVMLFSLVLMCLPVWCKRKALKDKLDWPSLAFWKCYLASASAHHKVETSVPLCDKLDSEGGQDMGSGSCPHSHQQVTMEHGGKGERIHNAVGSIVIYSPGMVILGSNSSERKEDAREGGDEHLLVTAPQKESSCVPQEDSLGLAMQEELGKELSFPVPATGK, from the exons ATGACAGACACTCCGCCGCGCCTCacgctcctgctcctgctctgcCTG CAGTTTCCAGGTAACCCTTATGCGTGCTCAATACAGTGCTCAGAAG GCATGGTGGAGGGTTCCTGTAGGTGCCAGCCATGCCGTGCTGAGCAATACGCTTACATGAGGGGAGACGAGCACAGATGTGAGGACTGCACTGGCAGCTGCTCTG ATGAAAAGGTGGAGGTGGCTCATTGTACAAACACTACTAACCGGGTATGTCACTGCAAGCCAGGCTTCTATTGTCCAAGCCCAACAAAAGTAGACTGTAGGAGAGAGTGCTTGGCATGCAGAGGTGGCTCCTTCTCCAACACAACCTCCCTCGCCACAAGCTGCCAGAGTTACACAGA TTGCGCCAGGCAGGGCATGGTGGTGATTGCAGAAGGAACATCTACTCGCGACCGGGTGTGCGGATGGTCGATGGCGACCTCTGACCCCATCCATGCACCCGCGGTGCCTGACACGCCAGCCCTGATGACCTTTTTAGCTCCGAATAGCATCCCCAGTACCATCAGCACCACCCTGGAGCCCTTAGAAACTTCTAAGGCTATTGAGAGCAAATCTCAGCAACAAACTACAAGTCAGTCTCTCTGGAGTTCCCTCAATATTGGTCCAGCTTCGAGCACAA AGGGCAGTATTGTTCTGCAGCCCAACACTCAGAGCTCAGGGCAATCCACCTGGGTCGTGCTGCTTCTGCTTGTGATGCTCTTTTCACTGGTTCTGATGTGTCTCCCAGTATGGTGCAAACGCAAAGCCCTGAAAGACAAACTGGACTGGCCGA GTCTCGCGTTCTGGAAATGC TACTTGGCGTCAGCCAGTGCTCACCATAAGGTGGAAACTTCAGTACCTCTGTGTGACAAGCTGGACAGCGAAGGAGGTCAGGACATGGGGTCAGGGTCATGCCCCCACAGTCATCAGCAGGTCACCATGGAACACGGCGGGAAAGGAGAAAGAATCCACAATGCAGTGG GATCCATTGTCATCTACTCCCCGGGCATGGTGATCCTGGGCTCCAACTCCAGCGAGAGGAAGGAGGATGCTAGGGAAGGGGGTGATGAACACCTTCTGGTGACGGCGCCGCAAAAAGAATCCAGCTGCGTTCCTCAGGAGGACTCCCTGGGACTGGCCATGCAGGAGGAGCTTGGGAAGGAGCTCAGCTTCCCTGTCCCAGCCACCGGCAAGTGA
- the miip gene encoding migration and invasion-inhibitory protein isoform X5, translating into MCSVERLDVLRKQNKELLKKLKNQSEKFQSLTTAYPCKGEQKHSSSGSVFETRDEPQRGARRLSVSDAVVTFGASHPNPARDALQCLASEVCKASTPTGHVSRPSEDTTHSHLLQDRGKRPPHGQSVDMEQKPSVSTGVSLDRDWCPRVVLQGVTSLSPGQQLETEHERQLIQPLLGYDWIAGLLDAESSLTERSEQFFSELRSFRQVNKDECVHSTSSGLPVVPVTLSSPVESEHAHASDSHQCTFCYQINSRLFAVPLGSQAACPICKMPKAKHPHDEQEPAFVRVSIPRSTLLPAYRYKARRRSFDPSDSLGLSSHCLSGWSNSTLKLSSQMSSLDLRSSVEVGLTKLIATSALCNNRPFHNFQRSL; encoded by the exons ATGTGCTCTGTTGAACGCTTGGATGTTTTGCGGAAACAGAACAAAGAGCTgctaaagaaactaaagaaTCAGAGCGAAAAGTTCCAGAGCCTAACGACAGCGTATCCGTGCAAAGGAGAGCAAAAGCACAGCTCGAGTGGCTCCGTGTTTGAGACGAGAGACGAGCCGCAGCGGGGCGCGAGACGCCTTAGCGTATCTGATGCCGTTGTCACCTTCGGCGCGAGCCATCCAAACCCTGCGCGAGACGCGCTGC AGTGTTTGGCCAGTGAAGTCTGTAAAGCATCTACACCAACTGGGCATGTAAGCAGACCCTcagaagacacaacacacagccatcTCCTGCAAGACCGAGGGAAGCGTCCTCCACACGGGCAGTCAGTCGATATGGAACAGAAACCATCTGTGTCTACGGGTGTCTCACTGGACAGGGATTGG TGTCCACGTGTTGTGTTGCAGGGGGTCACGTCTCTGTCTCCTGGTCAGCAACTAGAGACTGAACATGAGAGACAACTTATCCAGCCTTTACTTGGCTATGACTGGATCGCTG GCCTCCTTGATGCAGAGAGCTCTCTGACTGAGCGCTCAGAACAATTCTTCAGTGAGCTTCGCAGTTTTCGGCAAGTCAACAAGGATGAATGTGTCCACAGCACATCCTCTGG GCTTCCTGTTGTTCCAGTCACTTTGTCATCCCCAGTAGAAAGTGAACATGCGCACGCATCGGACTCCCACCAAT GCACATTCTGTTACCAGATAAACAGCCGTCTGTTTGCGGTTCCTCTGGGTTCCCAAGCTGCTTGTCCCATATGCAAGATGCCCAAAGCCAAACACCCACATGATGAGCAAGAGCCTGCCTTTGTTAG GGTCAGCATTCCTCGCTCAACGCTTCTGCCCGCATATCGCTACAAAGCCCGTCGACGCAGCTTTGACCCCTCGGACAGCCTCGGGTTGTCCTCG CATTGTTTGTCTGGATGGTCAAACTCCACCCTCAAACTGAGTTCCCAGATGAGCAGTTTGGATCTCCGAAGCTCCGTGGAGGTTGGACTGACTAAACTGATAGCCACATCAGCTTTATGCAACAATCGACCG TTCCACAACTTCCAGAGGTCTTTGTAG
- the miip gene encoding migration and invasion-inhibitory protein isoform X4 — MCSVERLDVLRKQNKELLKKLKNQSEKFQSLTTAYPCKGEQKHSSSGSVFETRDEPQRGARRLSVSDAVVTFGASHPNPARDALQCLASEVCKASTPTGHVSRPSEDTTHSHLLQDRGKRPPHGQSVDMEQKPSVSTGVSLDRDWCPRVVLQGVTSLSPGQQLETEHERQLIQPLLGYDWIAGLLDAESSLTERSEQFFSELRSFRQVNKDECVHSTSSGLPVVPVTLSSPVESEHAHASDSHQCTFCYQINSRLFAVPLGSQAACPICKMPKAKHPHDEQEPAFVRVSIPRSTLLPAYRYKARRRSFDPSDSLGLSSHCLSGWSNSTLKLSSQMSSLDLRSSVEVGLTKLIATSALCNNRPALSVSRVSGSQCSDQLLDMSRLARFRIAQLGPASASLQDRSYPVF, encoded by the exons ATGTGCTCTGTTGAACGCTTGGATGTTTTGCGGAAACAGAACAAAGAGCTgctaaagaaactaaagaaTCAGAGCGAAAAGTTCCAGAGCCTAACGACAGCGTATCCGTGCAAAGGAGAGCAAAAGCACAGCTCGAGTGGCTCCGTGTTTGAGACGAGAGACGAGCCGCAGCGGGGCGCGAGACGCCTTAGCGTATCTGATGCCGTTGTCACCTTCGGCGCGAGCCATCCAAACCCTGCGCGAGACGCGCTGC AGTGTTTGGCCAGTGAAGTCTGTAAAGCATCTACACCAACTGGGCATGTAAGCAGACCCTcagaagacacaacacacagccatcTCCTGCAAGACCGAGGGAAGCGTCCTCCACACGGGCAGTCAGTCGATATGGAACAGAAACCATCTGTGTCTACGGGTGTCTCACTGGACAGGGATTGG TGTCCACGTGTTGTGTTGCAGGGGGTCACGTCTCTGTCTCCTGGTCAGCAACTAGAGACTGAACATGAGAGACAACTTATCCAGCCTTTACTTGGCTATGACTGGATCGCTG GCCTCCTTGATGCAGAGAGCTCTCTGACTGAGCGCTCAGAACAATTCTTCAGTGAGCTTCGCAGTTTTCGGCAAGTCAACAAGGATGAATGTGTCCACAGCACATCCTCTGG GCTTCCTGTTGTTCCAGTCACTTTGTCATCCCCAGTAGAAAGTGAACATGCGCACGCATCGGACTCCCACCAAT GCACATTCTGTTACCAGATAAACAGCCGTCTGTTTGCGGTTCCTCTGGGTTCCCAAGCTGCTTGTCCCATATGCAAGATGCCCAAAGCCAAACACCCACATGATGAGCAAGAGCCTGCCTTTGTTAG GGTCAGCATTCCTCGCTCAACGCTTCTGCCCGCATATCGCTACAAAGCCCGTCGACGCAGCTTTGACCCCTCGGACAGCCTCGGGTTGTCCTCG CATTGTTTGTCTGGATGGTCAAACTCCACCCTCAAACTGAGTTCCCAGATGAGCAGTTTGGATCTCCGAAGCTCCGTGGAGGTTGGACTGACTAAACTGATAGCCACATCAGCTTTATGCAACAATCGACCG GCCTTGTCTGTGTCTAGAGTGTCAGGAAGCCAGTGTTCTGACCAGCTGCTGGACATGTCTCGTCTGGCCCGGTTCCGCATCGCGCAGCTCGGCCCTGCGAGCGCAAGCCTACAGGACAGATCGTACCCAGTTTTCTGA